One stretch of Cydia pomonella isolate Wapato2018A chromosome 24, ilCydPomo1, whole genome shotgun sequence DNA includes these proteins:
- the LOC133530915 gene encoding uncharacterized protein LOC133530915, which translates to MYRYTGLLMSLFAVSVCKIYREVPTKIISRDYYDDTTKEVLAKPLENFESVEMSSEKSSEKLIDASYWDDTNSEEADELVPRVMTLPSKKRMCILSPGREYCVEQLQQINN; encoded by the exons ATGTATAGATATACAGGATTACTGATGAGTTTGTTCGCTGTTAGTGTGTGTAAG ATATACAGAGAGGTACCTACAAAAATTATTTCTCGGGACTATTATGATGATACTACTAAAGAAGTTTTGGCAAAACCGCTAGAAAACTTCGAGTCTGTTGAG ATGTCTTCAGAAAAATCATCTGAAAAATTAATTGATGCTTCATATTGGGATGATACTAATTCTGAAGAGGCTGATGAGTTAGTTCCAAGAGTGATGACTTTGCCATCCAAGAAGAGAATGTGTATTTTATCTCCGGGACGAGAGTATTGTGTGGAGCAGttgcaacaaataaataattaa